A DNA window from Acinetobacter sp. 10FS3-1 contains the following coding sequences:
- a CDS encoding peptide chain release factor 3: MFKDQLAKEVAARRTFAIISHPDAGKTTMTEKLLLWGKAIQVAGMVKSRKSDRGATSDWMEMEKERGISITTSVMQFPYKNHVINLLDTPGHEDFSEDTYRTLTAVDSALMVIDGAKGVEERTIKLMEVCRMRDTPIISFVNKMDREIREPLELLDEIESVLKIRCVPITWPMGTGRDFAGVYNILEDKFYVYKAGFGSTITDIEIRDGYDHADLREKVGKLAFAAFEESLELVQMANDPLDHEEFLAGRQTPVLFGTALGNFAVDHVLNTFIQWAPPPKAHPTHERVVEATEEGFSGFVFKIQANMDPKHRDRIAFMRICSGRYEKGLKMNHVRLGKDVRISDALTFLAGEREQLEEAWPGDIIGLHNHGTIQIGDTFTSGENLRFTGIPHFAPEMFRRVRLKDPLKSKQLQKGLKELSEEGATQVFMPQINNDLIVGAVGVLQFDVVAYRLKEEYKVDCVYEPVNINTVRWVSCDDEKKFNEFKKKAHDQLSLDGGGHLTYLAPSRVNLQLMQERYPDIQFKATREH, from the coding sequence ATGTTTAAAGATCAACTCGCTAAAGAAGTCGCGGCCCGCAGAACCTTCGCGATTATTTCCCACCCCGATGCGGGTAAAACCACCATGACGGAAAAGCTGCTGTTATGGGGTAAGGCGATTCAAGTTGCCGGGATGGTAAAAAGCCGTAAGTCAGATCGCGGTGCAACGTCTGACTGGATGGAAATGGAAAAAGAACGCGGTATTTCCATTACCACTTCTGTGATGCAGTTCCCTTATAAAAATCATGTAATTAATCTGCTGGATACACCGGGACACGAAGATTTCTCGGAAGATACCTATCGTACCTTAACGGCAGTTGACTCGGCATTGATGGTAATTGATGGGGCAAAAGGAGTCGAAGAACGAACCATTAAATTGATGGAAGTGTGTCGTATGCGCGACACGCCAATCATTTCGTTCGTCAACAAAATGGACCGTGAAATCCGTGAACCCTTAGAGTTACTGGATGAAATTGAAAGCGTCCTGAAAATTCGCTGTGTGCCGATTACCTGGCCAATGGGCACAGGGCGTGATTTTGCCGGGGTGTATAACATCCTTGAAGATAAATTTTATGTTTACAAGGCCGGTTTTGGCTCGACCATTACCGATATTGAAATCCGTGATGGTTATGACCATGCCGATTTGCGTGAAAAAGTGGGTAAGCTTGCCTTTGCGGCCTTTGAAGAGTCCTTGGAGCTGGTGCAAATGGCCAATGATCCATTAGACCATGAGGAGTTTTTGGCTGGCCGACAAACCCCCGTGCTTTTTGGTACAGCATTGGGTAATTTCGCGGTAGACCATGTATTGAATACTTTTATTCAATGGGCACCGCCACCTAAGGCCCATCCTACCCATGAGCGAGTTGTAGAAGCGACTGAAGAAGGCTTTAGTGGATTTGTATTTAAAATTCAGGCCAATATGGACCCGAAACACCGTGACCGTATTGCCTTCATGCGGATCTGTTCAGGACGCTATGAAAAAGGCTTGAAAATGAATCACGTCCGTCTGGGTAAAGATGTACGGATCAGTGATGCATTGACCTTCTTGGCCGGGGAGCGTGAACAGCTGGAAGAGGCATGGCCTGGGGATATCATTGGTTTACACAACCATGGAACTATTCAGATCGGCGATACCTTTACTTCAGGTGAAAATTTACGCTTCACCGGTATTCCACATTTCGCACCTGAAATGTTCCGTCGTGTGCGTTTAAAAGATCCTTTGAAGTCGAAGCAGCTGCAAAAAGGTCTAAAAGAGCTTTCCGAAGAAGGGGCAACTCAGGTGTTTATGCCACAAATCAATAATGATTTGATTGTGGGCGCAGTCGGTGTCTTGCAGTTTGATGTAGTAGCTTATCGTCTGAAAGAAGAATATAAGGTGGACTGTGTGTATGAGCCGGTAAATATTAATACCGTACGTTGGGTTTCTTGCGATGATGAAAAGAAATTCAATGAATTCAAGAAAAAAGCCCATGATCAATTGTCCCTCGATGGCGGTGGACATTTAACTTATCTGGCACCTAGTCGGGTGAACTTGCAGTTGATGCAAGAGCGTTATCCGGATATTCAGTTCAAGGCGACACGTGAACATTAA
- a CDS encoding RsiV family protein — protein sequence MLKNKTIFSLSLLAAAMALTACQPKNTEPQEDKVTQSQTMAQAEVLKLAGDVEKLTLNLPECEGNNCPEMNIERLSSNQPFIDEFIDQQILKRLDQTLDISAKSLKTNPPAVSAEESAASSPVQADEPAASVAIETPKQQLEKQVTPYVETFLSLDKELKDLGSSHQISLMIKPKILNANQPLATVVLNSSSYLGGAHGSSSQRYYNFDLEKKKIVELQDILAPNQKAALEKKAHEAFKQWVIDSELASNVEEYEQAWKFKLSDNFYLSTQGLILQYGEYEIGPYVVGLPRLTIPYDQLQTVLKTAYLPQAEVENEQAASAARDSKAQS from the coding sequence ATGCTTAAAAATAAAACCATCTTTAGCCTCAGTCTTCTTGCAGCAGCAATGGCACTAACAGCATGCCAGCCTAAAAATACTGAACCTCAAGAGGATAAAGTAACTCAATCACAGACTATGGCTCAGGCTGAGGTATTAAAACTGGCTGGGGATGTAGAAAAATTAACTTTAAATCTACCAGAATGTGAGGGGAATAATTGCCCTGAAATGAACATCGAGCGTCTTTCCAGTAACCAGCCTTTTATTGATGAATTTATTGATCAGCAAATTTTAAAACGTCTGGATCAGACTCTGGATATTTCCGCCAAGTCGTTGAAGACCAATCCGCCGGCAGTAAGTGCGGAAGAGTCAGCAGCCTCCAGTCCAGTTCAGGCAGATGAGCCGGCCGCCTCGGTTGCCATTGAAACTCCAAAACAGCAACTGGAAAAACAGGTTACTCCGTATGTAGAAACATTTTTATCTTTAGATAAGGAACTGAAAGACTTAGGTTCCAGTCATCAAATTAGCCTGATGATTAAACCGAAAATTCTGAATGCCAATCAGCCTTTGGCAACCGTGGTGTTAAATTCCAGCAGTTATTTGGGCGGGGCGCACGGTTCCTCTTCGCAGCGCTACTATAACTTTGATCTGGAAAAGAAAAAAATTGTCGAATTGCAGGATATTTTAGCGCCTAATCAAAAGGCTGCTCTGGAAAAGAAAGCCCACGAAGCCTTTAAACAGTGGGTCATTGATTCTGAACTGGCCAGCAATGTTGAGGAATATGAACAGGCATGGAAATTTAAGTTATCGGATAATTTCTATTTATCGACTCAAGGTTTGATTCTGCAATATGGAGAATACGAAATTGGTCCGTATGTGGTGGGATTGCCGCGCTTAACCATTCCTTATGATCAATTACAAACGGTCTTGAAAACAGCCTATTTACCACAGGCTGAAGTCGAAAATGAGCAAGCGGCCAGTGCGGCCCGTGACAGTAAAGCCCAGTCTTAA
- the grxC gene encoding glutaredoxin 3: MAEVTIYSTTVCPYCVRAKQLLERKGVAYKEINLSNEAPEVRIELMQRTNHRTVPQIFINEQFIGGFDQLYALEREGKLDDLLA, from the coding sequence ATGGCTGAAGTCACTATTTATTCGACAACTGTATGTCCGTATTGTGTCCGTGCAAAACAGCTCCTTGAGCGCAAAGGCGTTGCGTACAAAGAAATCAATTTGTCGAATGAAGCACCTGAAGTACGTATTGAATTGATGCAGCGCACCAATCACCGTACCGTGCCACAAATTTTTATCAATGAACAATTCATCGGCGGTTTTGACCAGCTTTATGCGTTAGAGCGTGAAGGCAAACTTGACGATTTACTGGCTTAA
- the secB gene encoding protein-export chaperone SecB — MSEEQQAQPQLALERIYTKDISFEVPGAQVFTKQWQPELNINLSSSAEKIDPTHFEVALKVVVQANNEGETAFIVDVTQAGIFLVDGVEEERLPYILGAYCPNILFPFLREAVNDMVTKGSFPQLLLTPINFDAEFEANLQRAQATAVEGQA; from the coding sequence ATGAGTGAAGAACAACAAGCTCAACCACAACTGGCATTAGAGCGCATTTACACTAAAGATATTTCTTTTGAAGTTCCTGGGGCGCAAGTTTTTACCAAGCAATGGCAACCTGAGTTAAATATCAATCTGTCTTCTTCGGCAGAAAAAATTGATCCGACTCATTTTGAAGTGGCTTTAAAAGTGGTCGTTCAAGCCAATAATGAGGGCGAGACTGCGTTTATCGTTGATGTGACTCAAGCCGGTATTTTTCTGGTCGATGGCGTTGAAGAAGAACGTTTACCTTATATTCTAGGTGCTTACTGCCCGAACATTTTGTTCCCCTTCCTTCGTGAAGCCGTGAATGACATGGTTACCAAAGGCAGCTTCCCGCAGTTACTGCTCACTCCTATCAACTTCGATGCTGAATTTGAAGCCAACTTGCAACGCGCGCAAGCGACTGCGGTTGAAGGTCAAGCTTAA
- the rsgA gene encoding ribosome small subunit-dependent GTPase A produces MALIRKRRLTEQQQRRIQKQQKTRQEDLDTSQDLEGLVVQHYGRQLEVQTLSVPEPHPEKPVVADGEPEPFWKPIEPDSVWRCHTRTNLELLVTGDRVKWQADPNTGLGIITAIHPRKSLLTRPDRYHKVKPVAANISLIVIVFAPLPEPAPGLIDRYLVACADAQIPALLVLNKSDLLKEQDPILELLNEYKDLGYEVMQTQSDGDLSALTARLNDETVAFVGQSGVGKSTLINAIVPDAAQKTNVISENSALGQHTTTSTRLIPFGENAALIDSPGIREFGLWHLPLEKIPSGFPEIENLLGHCQFRNCTHKHEKQCALRIAAADGEILPRRLDSYLRLIDEITEAQQKN; encoded by the coding sequence ATGGCTTTAATCCGTAAGCGTCGTTTGACCGAACAACAGCAGCGCCGTATTCAGAAACAGCAGAAAACGCGTCAGGAAGATCTTGATACCTCCCAGGACCTGGAAGGCTTAGTGGTACAGCATTATGGCCGCCAGCTCGAAGTTCAGACCTTGTCGGTACCTGAGCCGCATCCTGAAAAACCTGTGGTCGCCGATGGTGAGCCGGAACCGTTCTGGAAACCCATTGAACCAGACAGTGTCTGGCGCTGTCATACCCGGACCAACCTCGAACTTTTGGTTACCGGCGACCGGGTAAAATGGCAAGCCGATCCGAATACTGGTCTCGGAATTATCACCGCGATTCATCCGCGTAAATCCTTATTGACCCGTCCTGACCGTTATCACAAGGTCAAACCGGTGGCAGCCAATATTTCCCTGATTGTCATTGTATTTGCACCACTGCCTGAACCTGCCCCGGGTTTAATTGACCGCTATCTGGTCGCCTGTGCCGACGCTCAAATTCCGGCATTACTGGTGTTGAATAAGTCCGACCTACTTAAAGAGCAGGACCCTATTCTGGAACTATTGAATGAATACAAAGATTTAGGCTATGAAGTGATGCAGACCCAGTCGGATGGAGACCTATCTGCATTAACCGCCCGCTTGAATGATGAGACCGTTGCCTTTGTCGGTCAGTCGGGTGTGGGTAAAAGCACTTTAATCAATGCCATCGTACCGGATGCGGCACAAAAGACCAATGTGATTTCTGAAAACTCAGCGCTGGGGCAACACACCACGACCTCGACTCGCCTGATTCCTTTTGGTGAAAATGCAGCCCTGATTGACTCACCGGGAATCCGTGAATTTGGTTTATGGCATCTGCCTTTAGAAAAGATCCCCAGCGGCTTTCCAGAAATTGAAAATCTGCTTGGTCACTGCCAGTTCCGGAACTGTACCCATAAACACGAAAAGCAGTGTGCCCTGCGTATAGCAGCAGCAGATGGTGAAATTTTACCCCGCCGACTGGACAGCTATCTGCGTTTAATTGATGAAATCACGGAAGCACAGCAAAAAAATTAA
- the orn gene encoding oligoribonuclease, translating into MSSTPDSRLIWIDLEMTGLDTDNDQIIEIATIVTDDNLNILAEGPVLVVHQSDRILNAMDEWNTRQHGQSGLIERVRRSKLKAQDAERETIEFLKKWVNPKVSPMCGNSICQDRRFLHRLMPELEQYFHYRNLDVSSVKELAKRWRPEIMSGLKKNASHLAMDDIRDSIAELKYYREYFFIMNKD; encoded by the coding sequence ATGAGCAGCACACCGGATAGCCGCCTGATTTGGATTGACCTGGAAATGACAGGTCTGGACACTGACAATGATCAGATTATTGAAATCGCCACCATTGTGACGGATGATAACCTGAATATTCTTGCTGAGGGTCCTGTGCTGGTTGTGCATCAGTCAGATCGTATCTTGAATGCGATGGATGAATGGAATACCCGTCAACATGGCCAGTCCGGTCTGATTGAACGTGTGCGCCGCAGTAAATTAAAGGCGCAGGATGCCGAGCGGGAAACCATTGAATTCTTGAAAAAATGGGTGAATCCGAAAGTATCACCAATGTGTGGGAACTCGATCTGTCAGGACCGGCGTTTCCTGCACCGTCTGATGCCGGAGCTGGAACAGTATTTTCATTACCGTAATCTGGATGTCTCTTCAGTCAAGGAGCTGGCCAAACGCTGGCGTCCTGAAATCATGAGCGGTCTTAAGAAAAATGCCTCGCATCTGGCGATGGATGACATTCGTGATTCGATTGCCGAACTGAAATATTACCGTGAATATTTTTTCATTATGAATAAAGACTAA
- a CDS encoding enoyl-ACP reductase FabI, giving the protein MAQGLLAGKRFLIAGIASKLSIAFGIAQALHREGAELAFTYPNEKLKKRVDDFAAQFGSELVFPCDVAVDAEIEGTFAELAKHWDGLDGVVHSIGFAPAHTLDGDFTQVTDREGFNVAHDISAYSFVAMARAAKPLLAARQGCLLTLTYQGSERVMPNYNVMGMAKASLEAGVRYLASSLGKEGIRVNAISAGPIRTLAASGIKSFRKMLDLNEKVAPLKRNVTIEEVGNAALFLCSPWASGITGEILYVDAGFNTVGMSAELMLDAE; this is encoded by the coding sequence ATGGCACAAGGACTTTTGGCGGGTAAACGCTTTTTGATCGCAGGTATTGCAAGTAAATTATCAATTGCTTTTGGTATTGCTCAAGCCTTACATCGTGAAGGTGCAGAACTTGCTTTTACCTATCCAAATGAAAAACTGAAAAAACGTGTTGATGACTTTGCCGCACAATTTGGTTCTGAACTGGTGTTTCCTTGTGATGTGGCCGTAGATGCTGAAATTGAAGGCACCTTTGCTGAACTGGCAAAGCATTGGGACGGTCTTGATGGTGTGGTTCACTCTATCGGTTTTGCACCAGCCCATACTCTGGATGGTGACTTTACCCAGGTGACAGACCGTGAAGGTTTTAATGTTGCTCATGACATCAGTGCGTATAGTTTTGTAGCCATGGCGCGTGCTGCAAAGCCGTTATTGGCAGCACGCCAGGGTTGTCTGCTGACTCTGACTTATCAAGGTTCTGAGCGCGTGATGCCAAACTATAACGTAATGGGGATGGCCAAAGCGTCTTTAGAGGCAGGTGTACGCTATCTGGCATCAAGCCTGGGCAAAGAAGGTATTCGTGTAAATGCAATCTCTGCCGGTCCAATCCGTACACTGGCAGCTTCAGGTATCAAGTCTTTCCGTAAAATGCTGGATCTGAATGAAAAAGTGGCACCGCTAAAACGTAACGTTACCATTGAAGAAGTGGGTAATGCGGCCTTATTCCTGTGTTCTCCATGGGCTTCAGGAATTACGGGTGAAATCCTGTATGTGGATGCCGGTTTTAATACCGTTGGTATGAGCGCAGAATTGATGCTGGATGCTGAGTAA
- a CDS encoding rhodanese-like domain-containing protein, translating into MERWFEFMGNHPFLFGTLAVLVVLFFIIEGQRNGRKISPQSLGILVKAKNAMLIDLRDGKDFREGHISGSRNIPYSQITKHLDELKTSDRPLVFICNLGQVAGSALQQVGHADAYRLDGGISNWKAQGLPLIKSK; encoded by the coding sequence GTGGAACGTTGGTTCGAGTTTATGGGGAATCACCCCTTCTTGTTTGGAACACTCGCGGTACTCGTGGTTTTATTCTTCATTATCGAAGGTCAACGTAACGGTCGTAAAATTTCCCCGCAATCGCTGGGCATTTTAGTCAAAGCCAAAAATGCCATGCTGATTGATTTACGTGATGGCAAAGATTTTCGCGAAGGCCACATCAGTGGGAGCCGCAACATTCCCTATAGCCAAATTACAAAACATCTTGATGAGTTAAAAACATCTGATCGCCCGCTGGTGTTCATTTGTAATCTTGGGCAGGTTGCAGGTTCTGCACTCCAGCAGGTCGGTCATGCAGATGCTTATCGTCTTGATGGCGGAATCAGCAACTGGAAAGCTCAAGGTTTACCTCTAATTAAAAGCAAATAA
- a CDS encoding TatD family hydrolase has protein sequence MSYSLFDTHTHFDVPDFDSDREQLAYAAKAMGVERLILIGFVQSRFQDLLHSQRFLNQLRDAPRSYLAPGLHPFYIEQHQSSHLADLEALLSTEDCVAIGEIGLDTFLKQHKQDAIFQKQQHFFVAQLELAQQFDKPVLLHIRKSHAETLAILKRQQFRLGGIAHAFSGGIEEAKAFIKLGFKIGVTGQITNPNAKKLHAVVQEIGPEHLVLETDCPDMTPLCCQISTQHRTRNTPANLPYVLQGLAQSLAMDQEQLAEQLWKNSHQALHLAL, from the coding sequence ATGTCTTATTCGCTGTTTGATACCCATACCCATTTTGATGTTCCCGACTTTGATTCGGATCGGGAACAGTTGGCCTATGCCGCCAAAGCGATGGGGGTAGAGCGGTTAATTTTGATCGGCTTTGTCCAGTCCAGATTTCAGGACTTGCTGCACAGCCAGCGCTTTCTCAATCAATTGCGGGATGCGCCGCGGAGTTATCTGGCTCCTGGGCTGCATCCATTTTATATTGAGCAGCATCAAAGTTCACATTTGGCAGATTTAGAAGCGTTGCTCAGCACTGAAGATTGTGTAGCAATTGGAGAAATTGGCCTCGATACCTTTTTAAAGCAGCACAAGCAGGACGCAATTTTTCAGAAGCAGCAGCATTTTTTTGTAGCGCAACTTGAATTGGCGCAGCAGTTTGACAAGCCGGTATTACTGCATATCCGAAAGTCCCATGCAGAAACTCTGGCGATCTTAAAACGGCAGCAATTCCGTTTGGGCGGTATTGCCCATGCTTTTAGTGGCGGCATAGAGGAAGCCAAGGCCTTTATTAAACTGGGGTTTAAAATTGGGGTGACCGGGCAGATTACCAATCCCAATGCTAAAAAACTCCATGCCGTAGTTCAGGAAATTGGTCCTGAACACCTTGTTTTGGAAACCGACTGTCCCGATATGACACCCTTATGCTGTCAAATTTCTACGCAGCATCGAACCCGCAATACCCCGGCCAATTTACCTTATGTACTGCAAGGACTGGCGCAAAGCTTAGCTATGGATCAAGAGCAGCTGGCTGAACAGCTGTGGAAAAATAGCCATCAAGCCTTGCATTTAGCGCTCTAG
- the dusA gene encoding tRNA dihydrouridine(20/20a) synthase DusA, with protein MTIHSNIENTPSPRISVAPMMDWTTKDYRFFARLFNPNVILYTEMVTTGAIIHGDSKRHLDFNQEEHPIILQLGGSNPKDLATCTKMAQDWGYNEVNLNVGCPSDRVQNNKIGACLMAEPDLVAECIDAMRNAVEMPVSVKHRIGIDHMQSYEEMLHFVDTVAKTGCNNFIVHARIALLQGLSPKENREVPPLRYEDVYRLKQDRPNLTIEINGGIKTYAETLEHLKHVDGVMIGREAYHNPYLLAELGQLWNLEAPDRFDIMQEMLPYIARRMAEGAPLSIISRHILGLFQNLPGARKWRQALSGGNAKTLKDVETALVNIQEAMQRTEDYVRAHQVEA; from the coding sequence ATGACGATTCACTCCAATATTGAAAACACTCCATCTCCACGAATCAGTGTAGCCCCGATGATGGATTGGACCACCAAAGATTACCGTTTCTTTGCGCGTCTGTTTAATCCAAATGTCATTCTATACACAGAAATGGTCACTACAGGTGCCATCATTCATGGAGATAGCAAACGCCATCTGGATTTTAATCAGGAAGAACATCCGATCATATTACAACTGGGTGGCTCTAACCCTAAAGATTTGGCCACCTGTACCAAAATGGCACAGGATTGGGGCTATAACGAAGTCAACCTGAATGTCGGCTGCCCAAGTGACCGGGTACAGAATAATAAAATTGGTGCTTGTTTAATGGCAGAGCCTGATCTGGTGGCTGAATGTATTGATGCAATGCGTAATGCTGTTGAGATGCCCGTGAGTGTCAAACACCGCATTGGTATTGATCATATGCAGTCTTATGAAGAAATGCTGCATTTTGTTGATACCGTGGCGAAAACTGGTTGTAACAACTTTATTGTGCATGCACGGATTGCTTTGTTACAAGGACTTTCTCCCAAAGAAAACCGCGAAGTGCCTCCGCTGCGTTATGAAGATGTCTACCGTCTGAAGCAGGACCGTCCGAACCTCACCATCGAAATCAATGGCGGCATTAAAACCTACGCCGAAACACTTGAACACCTCAAGCATGTGGATGGGGTCATGATTGGCCGCGAAGCCTACCATAATCCTTATCTGCTGGCTGAACTTGGCCAATTGTGGAATCTGGAAGCGCCAGATCGTTTTGACATCATGCAAGAGATGTTGCCTTATATTGCCCGGCGTATGGCTGAAGGCGCACCTTTATCGATTATTAGCCGTCATATTCTAGGCTTGTTCCAGAACTTGCCAGGTGCACGTAAATGGCGTCAGGCATTAAGCGGCGGCAATGCCAAAACCCTCAAAGATGTAGAAACGGCGCTGGTGAATATTCAGGAAGCAATGCAGCGTACTGAAGACTATGTACGAGCGCATCAGGTCGAAGCCTAA